One genomic window of Sodaliphilus pleomorphus includes the following:
- the buk gene encoding butyrate kinase produces MLILVINPGSTSTKLAVYEDEKPMLLRSISHRPEDLEKFEEVTDEFDFRRQLIIDELKKLNVPFTFSAVIGRGGLSKPMAGGVYEINQKMLDDTRNAIHKHACDLGCLIAHSIAKNIPGCRSFIADPGVVDELNDYARICGTPLMHRICIWHALNQRAIARRFANEIGKNYEDLNLIICHLGGGISIAAHDHGRAVDANNALDGEGPFSPERAGSLPAADLVRLCFSGRYTEEELLKRIAGQAGLMALLGTKDMKEIESRIANGDEHAKLILDAMIYHTAKYIVAEAAVLYGKVDAILLTGGIARSEYVIPRLRKRIDFIAPTYCFPGEDEMEALAGNALSVLTGKVKVKTYV; encoded by the coding sequence ATGCTTATTCTTGTCATCAATCCAGGCTCTACTTCAACAAAGCTGGCCGTGTATGAAGATGAAAAACCGATGTTGCTGCGCAGCATCAGCCACCGCCCCGAAGATCTTGAAAAATTTGAAGAAGTCACCGACGAGTTTGACTTCCGTCGACAACTCATCATCGATGAGCTCAAGAAATTGAATGTGCCCTTCACATTTTCGGCCGTAATAGGACGCGGCGGGCTGTCGAAGCCCATGGCTGGAGGCGTGTATGAAATCAATCAGAAAATGCTCGACGACACCCGCAATGCCATACACAAGCACGCCTGCGATCTGGGCTGCCTCATTGCTCACTCCATTGCCAAGAACATACCTGGTTGCCGTAGTTTTATTGCCGACCCTGGCGTGGTCGACGAGCTCAACGATTATGCCAGGATATGCGGCACACCGCTCATGCACCGCATATGTATATGGCATGCACTCAACCAGCGCGCTATAGCACGGCGGTTTGCCAACGAAATAGGCAAGAACTATGAAGACCTCAACCTCATCATTTGCCACCTGGGTGGAGGCATCTCGATCGCGGCCCATGACCACGGACGTGCCGTCGACGCCAACAATGCGCTCGATGGCGAAGGCCCGTTCTCGCCCGAGCGAGCTGGCTCGCTGCCAGCAGCCGACTTGGTGAGGCTGTGTTTCAGCGGCAGGTACACCGAGGAGGAACTGCTCAAGCGCATTGCAGGACAGGCAGGACTCATGGCACTTTTAGGCACCAAGGACATGAAAGAGATAGAATCCCGCATCGCTAATGGCGATGAACATGCCAAGTTGATACTTGATGCAATGATTTATCACACTGCCAAGTATATTGTGGCCGAGGCTGCTGTGCTCTATGGCAAAGTTGATGCCATTCTGTTGACTGGCGGAATTGCAAGAAGCGAATATGTGATTCCACGGTTGCGCAAGCGCATCGACTTTATCGCCCCCACCTATTGCTTCCCTGGAGAAGATGAAATGGAGGCACTGGCAGGCAATGCATTGTCGGTGCTCACTGGCAAGGTGAAGGTAAAGACCTACGTGTAA
- a CDS encoding DEAD/DEAH box helicase has translation MEQSTILNNIKEKLGIVQLNAMQTTIAKRSDLSGDLIIYSPTGSGKTLAYSFNLLSRINASCIGQLQAIVVAPSRELVMQIYDVMRVLATGCKVTCLYGGHSVVDEKRSIEALPDIVVATPGRLLDHVKRGHVSLNGVKVVVIDEFDKCLELGFEGEMRQLCRCMPPCAQHILTSATVLDEIPAYTGISHPKIFDFTHDSNAPSSRMKTYQVKSASKDKLDTLLQLLQSLPNGRTIVFVNYREAVARVYQHLKSRNMSVGLYHGALDQIEREKAIALFANGTFQILVTTDLGARGLDIDGVKHIVHYHMPISPEVFVHRNGRTARVDARGSVFVVTGPGEEPPGYMHLDGVYTPMELNPPTTKREEVFPTIATIYFKAGKKEKISKGDILGFLIHQGGLSATDIGTINVFDHYSLAAVPRNTIENLISKLSHCKIKSKKVLVSRAVQRV, from the coding sequence ATGGAGCAAAGTACTATTCTCAACAACATCAAGGAAAAACTGGGTATCGTGCAACTCAACGCAATGCAAACGACAATAGCTAAGCGCAGCGACCTATCTGGCGACTTGATCATCTACTCCCCTACCGGCTCAGGAAAAACATTGGCCTATAGTTTCAACCTGCTGAGTAGAATAAATGCTTCGTGCATAGGCCAGTTGCAGGCCATTGTTGTTGCCCCATCGCGCGAACTTGTGATGCAAATCTACGATGTGATGAGAGTGCTTGCCACAGGTTGCAAAGTCACGTGCTTGTATGGCGGGCATAGTGTGGTCGACGAGAAACGCTCGATCGAGGCTCTTCCCGATATTGTTGTAGCCACCCCAGGACGTCTGCTCGACCACGTGAAACGTGGTCATGTGAGCCTCAACGGCGTGAAGGTTGTGGTCATCGACGAGTTTGACAAATGCCTTGAACTGGGATTTGAGGGAGAGATGAGGCAATTGTGCCGCTGCATGCCTCCCTGTGCACAGCACATTCTCACCTCGGCAACTGTTCTTGACGAGATACCTGCCTACACAGGCATCAGTCATCCCAAAATCTTCGACTTCACCCACGACAGCAACGCACCGAGCAGCCGCATGAAGACCTATCAGGTGAAAAGCGCCAGCAAGGACAAGCTCGATACTCTACTGCAACTCTTGCAATCGTTGCCCAATGGCAGGACTATAGTATTTGTCAATTACCGTGAAGCTGTCGCCCGCGTGTATCAGCATCTCAAGTCACGCAATATGTCGGTGGGCTTGTATCATGGCGCACTCGACCAAATCGAGAGAGAAAAAGCCATAGCACTCTTTGCCAACGGCACATTTCAGATTCTTGTCACCACCGATTTAGGTGCAAGAGGTTTGGATATCGACGGCGTGAAGCACATCGTTCATTATCACATGCCCATTTCTCCAGAGGTCTTTGTACACCGCAACGGCCGTACCGCTCGTGTCGATGCACGCGGCAGCGTCTTTGTCGTCACAGGACCAGGAGAGGAGCCGCCCGGCTACATGCATCTCGATGGCGTGTATACCCCTATGGAACTCAACCCACCTACAACCAAGCGCGAAGAAGTCTTCCCAACAATAGCCACAATCTACTTCAAAGCTGGGAAAAAAGAGAAAATATCCAAAGGCGACATATTGGGCTTTCTTATTCATCAGGGAGGGCTCTCGGCAACCGACATTGGCACCATCAACGTCTTCGACCACTACTCGCTGGCAGCTGTGCCTCGCAATACCATTGAAAATCTCATCTCAAAATTGTCGCATTGCAAAATTAAAAGTAAAAAAGTGCTTGTGTCGAGGGCTGTACAACGTGTGTAA
- a CDS encoding TonB-dependent receptor: MKRFIIFLLAAIPLFSRAQTPNDSVGREVKLPEVTVKVKPIEQNGDTIKYNVLSFKDKEDHYLEDVLKKLPGIEVGENGTISYKGNSINHFNIEGQDLLGNRYNQATRNLPVDAVAQVQIMENDQPIRALKNRIPSERATLNIKLKREYKLKPFGEAQVGIGFSDNTLWDNHITLINIAKKNQTLITVKMNNTGDNISENTLDHIDVANLDNYIPLPNNIITTSSATYLPIQLKRYLRNKSYSMGINHLHRIGRYGNFRTNLIYYGTSDLLADSTSSLYGGSPTLSLNESNRRNSHEHTFVPQFRYELNAPKVYLVDDLSASLSYTNNINHLNSNENLLQEHVARHTSYAQNKLQMTLNAGKLAYTINSSTRYLRRSELMGVEDSASTYNSRERLILQQLFTRNSLFTTLPLLGNNIELKYGMEYKVDRLKAGSSDFKQTHYFLNKVGVDYAIRYHKGFVAFDFPLNVFSSSISWSETNKSDTKIYISPSIHWKHDLSPFWRLKILGSLDDDLDNSIMYSDSILTNYRTWVNPSERFGWKHLSSLLFSVNYANFITMFTWNLTASASWRKTDHHNQYSYEERYTVITPIWADTHSHMLLVQTSVDKTFTHIGFSAKGTVNYTRNILPVAQNNVQQTVKSNILSPSMKLRWNKLTWLQLSNEATFNLSWQDYYQNHARHPLRSWFDEFNLYLYPLRKISVSAGCEYSSIETKKGKYNRNAFVDARITYTPTKRLELGAILSNAFNRRQYIEASYTGLNYQYYSVPLRGREFLFCVKFNL, from the coding sequence ATGAAACGCTTTATAATATTTCTATTAGCTGCCATACCGTTATTCTCCCGGGCGCAGACCCCTAATGATTCTGTCGGGCGCGAAGTGAAACTTCCAGAGGTCACCGTCAAGGTGAAACCAATAGAACAGAACGGCGACACAATAAAATATAACGTTTTGTCCTTTAAAGACAAGGAAGACCATTACCTGGAGGATGTACTGAAGAAACTGCCTGGTATAGAAGTGGGTGAAAATGGGACAATCTCCTATAAGGGCAATTCCATCAATCATTTCAATATCGAGGGGCAGGATCTGCTTGGAAACCGTTACAATCAGGCCACACGAAACCTGCCCGTTGATGCCGTGGCCCAAGTTCAGATAATGGAGAATGATCAGCCAATCAGAGCCTTGAAAAACAGAATACCATCAGAGCGTGCGACGCTTAATATCAAACTTAAGCGCGAATACAAATTAAAGCCGTTCGGTGAGGCACAAGTCGGTATAGGCTTTTCCGACAACACCCTGTGGGACAATCACATCACCCTTATAAATATTGCCAAAAAGAATCAGACTCTGATTACTGTAAAGATGAACAACACAGGGGACAATATCAGCGAGAACACACTGGATCATATCGATGTTGCCAATCTGGACAACTATATTCCCTTACCTAACAATATAATCACGACGTCCTCAGCAACTTATCTACCAATACAGCTTAAAAGATACCTGAGGAACAAGTCATACTCCATGGGTATTAACCACCTACATCGCATTGGACGTTACGGGAATTTCCGTACTAATCTTATCTATTATGGTACAAGTGACTTGCTGGCGGACAGCACCTCCAGCCTTTATGGAGGCTCACCAACACTGTCGCTCAACGAGAGCAACAGAAGGAATTCGCATGAGCATACTTTCGTGCCACAGTTCCGATACGAGCTTAACGCGCCCAAGGTCTATCTTGTTGACGACCTTTCGGCATCCTTGTCATATACTAACAATATCAACCATTTAAACAGTAATGAGAACTTGCTGCAAGAGCATGTCGCACGGCATACATCATACGCACAGAACAAGCTGCAAATGACGCTAAACGCGGGGAAACTAGCTTACACCATTAACTCATCAACAAGGTATTTGCGAAGAAGTGAACTAATGGGTGTTGAAGATTCAGCATCAACATACAATAGCCGTGAGAGATTAATCCTCCAACAGCTGTTCACGCGTAACAGCCTATTTACAACACTTCCTCTTTTGGGCAACAACATTGAATTGAAATATGGAATGGAGTACAAGGTTGACAGATTAAAGGCTGGCTCCAGCGATTTCAAACAGACCCATTATTTTCTCAACAAAGTGGGGGTTGACTATGCAATTCGGTATCATAAAGGATTCGTGGCATTTGATTTTCCCCTTAATGTTTTTTCATCCTCAATATCCTGGAGCGAGACTAACAAAAGCGACACAAAAATCTATATCTCGCCTTCCATACACTGGAAGCACGATCTTTCTCCGTTCTGGCGTCTAAAAATACTCGGTTCATTAGATGACGACTTGGACAATTCCATCATGTATTCCGATAGCATTCTGACTAATTACCGTACTTGGGTGAATCCTTCAGAAAGATTTGGCTGGAAGCACTTGTCCTCTCTTCTTTTCTCAGTGAATTATGCAAACTTCATCACAATGTTTACTTGGAATCTTACGGCTTCAGCGTCGTGGAGGAAGACCGACCATCACAACCAATATAGCTACGAAGAACGGTATACTGTCATAACGCCAATTTGGGCAGACACACATTCGCATATGTTGTTGGTCCAAACCTCAGTAGATAAGACTTTCACACATATAGGCTTTTCTGCTAAAGGCACTGTTAACTATACAAGGAACATACTGCCTGTCGCGCAAAACAACGTGCAACAGACCGTGAAATCAAACATCCTTTCTCCATCAATGAAATTAAGATGGAACAAATTGACATGGCTTCAACTATCCAATGAGGCTACTTTTAATCTTTCATGGCAAGACTATTACCAAAACCATGCCAGACATCCTCTGAGGAGTTGGTTTGATGAGTTCAACTTATATCTCTATCCATTAAGGAAAATCTCAGTTAGCGCGGGATGCGAATACTCGTCAATAGAGACTAAAAAG
- a CDS encoding GLPGLI family protein encodes MTKNLLLAYSLAVIIALLGTETSKAQSLSGSDMPPLKPIEKTVFDTAYTEIYYEYSFRKDSMKSKWTYGQTILLVGKKCLGFMDYYQWQFDKANDSLYYAKQSPMSLITNGSGLIQNAVYKYPLVIDKGTGRAIVQVQNINNYEYTEQMPVINWNLTDGDTLISNVPCKKAFCVYGGRKWNAWYAPTFHLKAGPYLFSGLPGLIFDIKDAKNNYHFTLNGLENLTIGTAIYLHADVKIIKTTRQNALRAVENEQRDIIKAFEMASPGIRFSEDMQKGIHSRPYNPIEIE; translated from the coding sequence ATGACAAAGAATTTATTATTGGCCTACAGCTTAGCTGTTATTATAGCTCTATTGGGGACGGAGACATCAAAAGCGCAATCTCTGTCGGGCTCTGATATGCCGCCATTGAAACCAATAGAAAAGACGGTATTCGATACTGCCTACACAGAAATTTATTACGAATACTCCTTCAGAAAAGATTCTATGAAGAGTAAATGGACCTATGGCCAAACAATTTTATTGGTTGGGAAAAAGTGCCTTGGTTTTATGGACTATTACCAGTGGCAGTTTGATAAGGCCAACGATTCCCTATACTATGCCAAGCAGTCACCCATGTCGCTTATTACCAACGGATCGGGCTTGATCCAGAATGCTGTGTACAAATATCCCCTTGTCATTGACAAGGGGACAGGAAGAGCCATAGTGCAAGTACAGAATATAAACAATTATGAATACACAGAACAGATGCCTGTAATCAATTGGAATTTGACAGATGGAGACACCTTAATAAGCAATGTACCATGTAAGAAAGCATTTTGCGTATACGGAGGCAGAAAATGGAACGCATGGTATGCCCCAACTTTCCATCTGAAAGCAGGTCCATACTTGTTCTCTGGCCTGCCTGGGCTCATCTTCGACATAAAAGATGCCAAAAACAATTATCATTTTACGCTGAATGGTTTGGAAAACCTTACTATCGGAACAGCAATATACTTGCATGCAGATGTTAAGATAATAAAAACTACTCGGCAGAATGCTCTCCGGGCGGTTGAAAATGAACAGCGTGACATCATTAAAGCCTTTGAGATGGCTTCACCGGGCATAAGATTCTCCGAAGATATGCAGAAAGGTATCCACAGTCGCCCATATAATCCCATTGAGATAGAATAA
- a CDS encoding phosphate acyltransferase, with product MNSIKSFSDLINHLNERESRKRIVVVWAADDHTTQACARALDCGFADFIFVGCKQYVESQLHGHADGAHVKFVDAESPVDAAVKAVAMVRNDEADALMKGLINTDDLLHAVLNKQTGILPSGKVLTHITIADIPQYDRLLLFSDPAVIPYPTQEQRIEQIKYMATICSALGITQPKISLIHCTEKTNTKIFPFTADYAAIKEMAGEGKFGNVIVDGPLDLKTSCDLESMKGKNINSPIAGKADALIFPDIEAGNVFYKTITLFCGAQTAGLLQGTKAPVVLSSRADTPESKFYSLAIASI from the coding sequence ATGAATTCCATTAAGAGCTTTTCCGACTTGATCAATCATCTCAATGAGCGTGAGTCAAGGAAACGAATAGTCGTGGTGTGGGCTGCCGATGACCACACCACACAAGCATGTGCACGTGCTTTGGACTGTGGCTTTGCCGACTTCATCTTCGTAGGCTGTAAGCAATATGTAGAAAGCCAGTTGCATGGTCATGCCGATGGTGCACATGTAAAATTTGTCGATGCCGAGAGCCCCGTCGATGCAGCTGTCAAGGCAGTTGCCATGGTACGTAACGACGAAGCCGATGCATTGATGAAAGGCTTGATCAATACCGACGACTTGCTCCATGCCGTGCTCAACAAGCAAACTGGAATACTGCCCAGCGGCAAGGTGCTCACTCACATCACAATAGCCGACATTCCGCAATACGACCGCCTGCTCTTGTTCAGTGATCCTGCTGTGATTCCCTACCCCACACAAGAGCAACGCATCGAGCAAATAAAATACATGGCAACAATATGCTCAGCGCTGGGCATCACTCAACCCAAAATTTCGCTCATACACTGCACCGAGAAGACCAACACCAAGATATTCCCCTTCACCGCTGATTATGCTGCAATCAAGGAGATGGCTGGTGAAGGAAAATTTGGCAATGTAATTGTCGACGGGCCTCTCGACCTGAAGACGTCGTGTGACCTGGAGAGCATGAAGGGAAAAAACATCAACTCGCCCATCGCCGGCAAAGCCGATGCGCTCATCTTCCCCGATATAGAGGCAGGCAATGTTTTTTACAAAACCATCACGCTATTCTGCGGCGCCCAAACTGCTGGTTTGTTGCAAGGTACAAAGGCTCCTGTGGTGCTGAGTTCACGAGCCGATACGCCAGAATCCAAGTTCTACAGCTTGGCAATTGCATCTATTTAA
- a CDS encoding BamA/TamA family outer membrane protein, whose translation MKNYWMKLMCIAVATLTLAACSTTSRLGSGETLYTGVKELKYKQDDSVKIATDVQDAIFTTINVKPNNPLYSPYYRTPFPIGLWVYNHWDENSTGLKGWLYKKLVAEPKLISYVRPATRVDMINTLLRNNGYFGSSAKYTLNYSKSNRKKASISYQVWVHKPYVIGKISPLGTGTPVSNFIDSCARASNYYRTGSRYCLDSLNQVRIDIANALRDNGYYFFRPEYIQYVADSLTTKGVVNMQMTKASNIPNSALVRYYVNNVTVTVLNNDNSGTPDTLETPRCTLVKYVPIRLRDASLLSCIRGRKGRPFKVGNMDRMQVQFSNLGIFSNVDMKVTPLDSTNAEGNGLLDLAVTCTLDKPIEANLQVQGAYKSNSFLGPGLKVGMTHKNLFGGGERFSADVRASYEWQTGKGGAYKNSEFNSYEFGYNVELSVPRLLAPRFVDRSRRYVNWTRVSQYASILNRPDYFKMLQLGIDFTWQWHSNRHTLNEFTPFRLVYSKLLSTTQAMDEIMSMNPVVKNSFNNTYIPSMGYSFTYTNDFGRNSITCNIDAKEAGNIFAGIWEMCGSKNDKKLFGTPFSQFFKIQTQLVWKFSFTQSSQLVSRLLVGAAHAYGNSAEVPYSEQFYSGGANSVRAFTIRSIGPGSYRASEEDNFGYYDQTGTFKFENNWEYRFPILGYLHGAIFLDAGNVWLLKNDPEREGGKLTMKKFFDQLAVGTGLGLRFDMSMIVVRADLGIGIHAPYDTGKSGYYNIAKFKDGLAFHLAIGYPF comes from the coding sequence ATGAAAAATTACTGGATGAAACTCATGTGTATTGCAGTGGCCACGCTCACGCTCGCCGCTTGCTCCACTACCTCGCGCTTGGGTAGCGGTGAGACGCTCTACACAGGCGTGAAGGAGTTGAAATATAAGCAAGACGACAGTGTGAAGATTGCCACTGATGTGCAGGATGCCATCTTCACCACCATCAATGTGAAGCCCAACAACCCATTGTATTCGCCCTACTACCGCACCCCGTTCCCAATAGGGTTGTGGGTGTATAACCATTGGGATGAGAATTCGACAGGGCTCAAGGGCTGGCTCTACAAGAAGCTGGTTGCCGAACCTAAACTCATAAGCTATGTACGGCCTGCCACGCGTGTCGACATGATCAACACCTTGCTGCGCAACAACGGCTACTTTGGTTCCAGTGCCAAGTACACACTCAACTACAGCAAGAGCAATCGCAAGAAAGCCAGCATAAGCTACCAGGTGTGGGTGCACAAGCCCTATGTGATAGGAAAAATCTCCCCATTAGGCACTGGCACGCCAGTGAGCAACTTCATCGACTCATGCGCTCGAGCAAGCAACTATTACCGCACGGGCAGCCGTTACTGCCTCGACTCTCTCAACCAGGTGCGCATCGACATCGCCAATGCACTGCGCGACAACGGCTACTATTTTTTCAGACCCGAATACATCCAGTATGTGGCCGATAGCTTGACTACCAAGGGCGTTGTCAACATGCAGATGACCAAAGCGAGCAATATTCCTAACTCGGCGTTGGTGCGCTACTACGTAAACAATGTGACAGTGACAGTGCTCAACAACGACAATTCGGGCACCCCCGACACTCTTGAGACACCACGTTGCACACTGGTGAAGTATGTTCCTATCAGGTTGCGCGACGCATCTTTGCTCTCATGCATAAGAGGGCGCAAGGGTCGCCCCTTCAAGGTGGGCAACATGGACCGCATGCAGGTGCAATTCTCCAACCTGGGTATCTTCAGCAATGTCGACATGAAGGTAACACCGCTCGACTCGACCAATGCCGAAGGCAACGGCCTGCTCGACCTCGCCGTGACGTGCACGCTCGACAAGCCCATCGAGGCTAACTTGCAGGTACAGGGGGCCTACAAGTCAAACAGTTTCCTGGGTCCAGGCCTTAAGGTGGGCATGACCCACAAGAACCTTTTTGGTGGAGGCGAGCGATTCAGTGCCGATGTGCGCGCCTCCTATGAATGGCAAACGGGCAAGGGTGGAGCCTACAAAAACAGCGAGTTCAATTCCTACGAGTTCGGCTACAATGTCGAGCTCTCCGTGCCGCGGTTGCTCGCCCCGCGCTTTGTTGATCGCAGCCGTCGCTATGTGAACTGGACCCGTGTGTCGCAATATGCAAGCATCCTTAATCGTCCCGACTATTTCAAAATGCTGCAATTGGGCATCGACTTCACGTGGCAGTGGCATTCCAATCGCCACACCCTTAATGAGTTTACTCCTTTTAGGCTGGTCTACAGCAAGCTGCTTTCGACCACTCAGGCCATGGACGAAATCATGAGCATGAATCCCGTAGTTAAAAACAGTTTCAACAATACCTATATTCCCTCGATGGGGTATTCGTTTACCTATACCAACGACTTCGGACGCAACAGCATCACTTGTAACATCGATGCAAAAGAGGCTGGCAACATCTTTGCCGGCATATGGGAAATGTGCGGAAGCAAAAACGATAAGAAACTATTTGGCACCCCCTTCTCCCAATTCTTCAAGATTCAAACCCAACTGGTGTGGAAATTCTCATTCACGCAGTCGTCACAACTGGTGTCGCGCTTGCTTGTGGGGGCTGCCCATGCCTATGGCAACTCGGCCGAGGTACCCTATAGCGAGCAATTCTACTCGGGTGGCGCCAACTCGGTGCGAGCTTTCACCATACGCTCTATAGGCCCTGGGAGTTATCGCGCTTCAGAGGAAGACAATTTCGGCTACTATGACCAAACTGGCACTTTTAAATTTGAAAACAACTGGGAGTACCGCTTCCCTATACTGGGCTACCTGCACGGAGCCATATTTCTCGACGCTGGCAATGTGTGGCTGCTCAAGAATGACCCCGAGCGCGAGGGCGGCAAGTTGACTATGAAGAAATTCTTCGACCAGCTGGCTGTGGGCACTGGTCTGGGTTTGCGATTTGACATGAGCATGATCGTGGTTCGTGCCGATTTGGGCATTGGCATCCATGCCCCCTACGATACAGGCAAGAGCGGATACTACAACATCGCCAAGTTCAAAGACGGCCTGGCCTTCCATCTGGCCATAGGCTACCCCTTTTAA